A DNA window from Leptotrichia sp. oral taxon 215 str. W9775 contains the following coding sequences:
- the rpoZ gene encoding DNA-directed RNA polymerase subunit omega, with translation MKKEKITIDDLLSKIPNKYELAIVAGKVAKKEFMKGNEKFKIMDNVFEDIMNDEIEIKE, from the coding sequence ATGAAAAAAGAAAAAATAACTATTGATGATTTATTATCAAAAATACCTAATAAATATGAGTTGGCAATAGTTGCAGGAAAAGTAGCAAAAAAAGAGTTTATGAAGGGTAATGAAAAATTTAAGATCATGGATAATGTGTTTGAGGACATTATGAATGATGAAATTGAAATTAAAGAATAA